In the genome of Poecile atricapillus isolate bPoeAtr1 chromosome 30, bPoeAtr1.hap1, whole genome shotgun sequence, one region contains:
- the LOC131589787 gene encoding uncharacterized protein LOC131589787, with product MGTLRWLEGEGLDTLDLLVPAWERPGAEEEPWEAPKRRGGSGGSGAAKPPTPAKAKRKARGPPPKPRGTPKSPSPSSQGVPGVRDPQNPLGEPPEPPPAPAERLGVQPPPPWGHGGSPPCDPPPAWGCKLPPWGPLSAPQNPPQGHQSSLSAPQNPPQSHQSPLSAPQNPPQSHLSPLRDPQNPPQSHSDPPCDPSPAQGSKPFPWGHQSPLRDPQNPPQVHQRPLSSPQTHQSPLNTPQNPPQTPLSSPQTHQSPLSSPQTHQSPLKAPQTPPQSPLSSPQTHQSPLNAPQSPPQAPQTHQSPLNAPQTPPQSPLSSPQTHQSPLSSPQTHQTPLSSPQTHQSPLSAPQTPPETPLSSPQTHQTPLSSPQTHQTPLSNPQTHPSPLSAPLAPPPPPSPHDPAGAEPDALALSRQLRALLRTRPAGLSLFQLRAAYSATYRRPLPMGGAASARLRLRHLPGAPLRMRGCGVQMRVLPPPGGAEDPEGWEGEGTPRAASPNRDRTPPATPGTARAAGVSPPPVATPAVSPKPPERCTLL from the exons ATGGGGACCCTGCGCTGgctggagggggaggggctggacACGCTGGACCTGCTGGTGCCCGCCTGGGAGCGCCCAG GTGCCGAGGAGGAGCCCTGGGAAGCGCCCAAGCgccgggggggctcggggggctccggggcAGCGAAGCCCCCAACCCCCGCCAAAGCCAAGAGGAAGGCgcggggaccccccccaaaaccccgcGGGACCCCCAAAAGCCCCTCCCCAAGCTCCcaaggggtcccaggggtgcgggacccccaaaatcccctcggggagcccccagagccccccccagccccagcggAGCGCTTGGGGGTCCAACCCCCCCCCccttggggacacggggggagcCCCCCCTGCGACCCccccccagcctggggctgcaaACTCCCGCCTTGGGGTCCCCTCAGcgccccccaaaatcctccccagggCCATCAGAGCTCCCTCAGcgccccccaaaatcctccccagagCCATCAGAGCCCCCTCAGcgccccccaaaatcctccccagagccacctgagccccctcagggacccccaaaatcccccccagagcCACTCAGACCCTCCCtgcgacccctccccagcccaggggtCCAAACCCTTTCCCTGGGGCCACCAGAGCCCCCTCAGGGACCCgcaaaatcccccccaggtcCACCAGAGACCCCTcagcagcccccagacccaccaGAGCCCCCTCaacaccccccaaaatccccctcag acccccctcAGCAGCCCCCAGACTCACCAAAGCCCCCTCAGCAGCCCCCAGACTCACCAGAGCCCCCTCAAagccccccaaactcccccccagagccccctcagCAGCCCCCAGACTCACCAGAGCCCCCTCAACGCCCCCCAAAGTCCCCCTCAGGCCCCCCAGACTCACCAAAGCCCCCTCAACGCCCCCCAAActcctccccagagccccctcagCAGCCCCCAGACTCACCAAAGCCCCCTCAGCAGCCCCCAGACTCACCAGACCCCTCTCAGCAGCCCCCAGACTCACCAGAGCCCCCTCAGcgccccccaaactccccccgagacccccctGAGCAGCCCCCAGACTCACCAGACCCCCCTGAGCAGCCCCCAGACTCACCAGACCCCCCTCAGCAACCCCCAGACTCACCCAAGCCCCCTCAGCGCtcccctggccccgcccccaccTCCCTCCCCTCACGATCCTGCGGGGGCGGAGCCGGACGCGCTCGCGCTTTCCCGCCAATTGCGGGCGCTGCTGCGCACGCGCCCCGCGGGTCTCTCGCTGTTCCAGCTGCGCGCCGCCTACAGCGCCACCTACCGGCGGCCATTGCCCATGGGCGGCGCCGCCTCCGCCCGACTGCGCCTGCGCCACCTGCCCGGGGCCCCGCTGCGCATGCGCGGTTGCGGGGTGCAGATGCGCGTGTTGCCGCCCCCTGGCGGCGCGGAGGACCcggaggggtgggagggggaggggacCCCGCGAGCGGCGTCACCGAATCGCGACAGGACCCCCCCGGCGACCCCCGGCACGGCCAGAGCCGCGGG ggtgtccccaccccCTGTCGCGacccccgcggtgtccccgaaGCCCCCCGAGCGCTGCACTCTCCTCTAG
- the NDUFA3 gene encoding NADH dehydrogenase [ubiquinone] 1 alpha subcomplex subunit 3 gives MAGRLGNALRALWAKEPVIAASLAIAAVALVSPLLSPYAKYSGMINRATPYTYPVPVRDDGNLPDVPSHPCDKEGPNLQWLKDL, from the exons ATGGCGGGAC GCCTGGGCAATGCCCTGCGGGCTCTGTGGGCCAAGGAGCCGGTGATCGCCGCCAGCCTCGCCATCGCCGCCGTGG CGTTGGTGTCGCCGCTGCTGAGCCCCTACGCCAAATACTCGGGAATGATCAACAGGGCCACGCCCTACACCTACCCTG TTCCAGTGCGGGACGATGGGAACCTCCCCGATGTCCCCTCGCACCCCTGTGACAAGGAGGGACCCAACCTCCAGTGGCTCAAGGACCTCtga